The Pyrus communis chromosome 9, drPyrComm1.1, whole genome shotgun sequence genome has a segment encoding these proteins:
- the LOC137745960 gene encoding laccase-4-like has translation MVWSIRFLVLFLACVLPALVESRVRHYKFNVVLRNKTKLCSSKPIVTVNGKFPGPTLYAREDDNVLVKVTNHVKYNVSIHWHGIRQLRTGWADGPAYITQCPIPPGQSYVYNFTITGQRGTLLWHAHINWLRATVHGALVILPKRGVPYPFPAPHKEVNVVLGEWWKSDTETVINQALKSGIAPNVSDAHTINGHPGVVPNCSSEGGFTLPVKSGKTYLLRIINAALNEELFFKIAGHNLTIVEVDATYVKPFKTDTIVIAPGQTTNALVTANQNSGKYMVAASPFMDSPIAVDNLTATATLHYTGTLASTPTTLTSPPPQNATQVANSFINSLKALNSNKFPAKVPLKIDHNLLFTVGLGINPCPSCKAGNGSRVVASVNNVTFVMPTAALLQAHFFNKSGVFTTDFPGNPPTAFNYSGGPPANSSLATTNGTRLYRLAYNSTVQLVLQDTGTIAPENHPIHLHGYNFFSVGRGVGNYNPKTDPKKFNLVDPVERNTANVPSGGWTAIRFIADNPGVWFMHCHLEVHTTWGLKMAFLVDNGKGPNQSLLPPPKDLPKC, from the exons ATGGTGTGGTCGATTCGATTTCTTGTGCTTTTTCTGGCATGCGTTCTTCCTGCTTTGGTTGAGAGCAGAGTCCGACACTACAAGTTTAAT GTGGTGctgagaaataaaactaaactaTGCTCAAGTAAGCCAATAGTTACCGTTAACGGCAAGTTCCCGGGGCCAACTCTCTATGCCAGGGAAGACGATAATGTGCTTGTCAAAGTTACCAACCATGTCAAGTATAACGTTTCCATTCACTG GCATGGTATCCGGCAACTACGAACCGGTTGGGCAGATGGTCCAGCATACATCACACAATGTCCAATTCCCCCAGGTCAAAGCTATGTGTACAACTTCACCATCACAGGGCAAAGAGGCACACTTCTTTGGCATGCACATATTAACTGGCTAAGGGCAACCGTCCATGGTGCCCTTGTAATTTTGCCCAAGCGTGGGGTGCCTTATCCATTCCCAGCGCCCCACAAGGAAGTAAATGTGGTATTAG GTGAATGGTGGAAATCAGATACTGAAACTGTGATCAATCAGGCTCTCAAATCTGGTATAGCACCTAATGTATCAGATGCTCACACCATTAACGGTCATCCAGGCGTCGTTCCAAATTGTTCTTCAGAAG GTGGCTTTACATTACCTGTGAAAAGCGGCAAGACTTACCTTCTACGAATCATCAATGCTGCGCTCAATGAGGAGCTCTTCTTCAAAATTGCAGGGCACAACTTGACCATAGTGGAAGTAGATGCCACATATGTGAAACCCTTCAAGACGGACACCATTGTGATTGCCCCGGGACAAACCACCAATGCCCTAGTCACGGCCAATCAAAACTCCGGCAAATACATGGTGGCAGCCTCGCCATTTATGGACTCTCCAATCGCCGTTGACAACCTCACTGCCACCGCCACTCTTCACTATACTGGCACACTTGCTAGCACACCTACAACGCTCACTAGCCCACCTCCCCAAAACGCAACCCAAGTTGCTAACAGCTTCATAAACTCTCTAAAAGCCCTAAATTCCAACAAATTTCCAGCCAAAGTCCCATTAAAAATCGATCACAATCTTTTGTTCACAGTTGGACTTGGGATTAATCCATGCCCCAGTTGCAAAGCTGGTAATGGAAGCAGAGTAGTGGCTAGTGTTAACAATGTCACATTTGTTATGCCAACCGCAGCTCTGCTTCAAGCACATTTTTTCAACAAAAGTGGGGTTTTTACTACGGATTTCCCCGGCAACCCGCCGACGGCTTTCAACTATTCTGGAGGTCCACCGGCTAATTCAAGCTTGGCAACTACAAATGGGACAAGGCTTTATAGGCTAGCTTATAACTCAACAGTTCAACTTGTGTTGCAAGACACTGGGACTATAGCCCCTGAGAACCACCCTATCCATTTGCATGGATACAATTTCTTTTCTGTGGGTAGGGGAGTTGGGAACTATAACCCCAAGACGGATCCTAAGAAGTTCAATCTTGTTGATCCTGTTGAAAGGAACACAGCTAATGTTCCATCCGGCGGATGGACAGCTATCCGATTTATCGCTGATAATCCAG GAGTTTGGTTCATGCATTGCCATTTGGAAGTGCACACAACATGGGGGCTTAAGATGGCATTCTTGGTGGACAATGGTAAAGGACCTAATCAATCTCTTCTTCCACCTCCAAAGGATCTCCCAAAATGTTAA